One stretch of Oryzias latipes chromosome 7, ASM223467v1 DNA includes these proteins:
- the LOC100049435 gene encoding Her12, with amino-acid sequence MAPCPTGYSSLHHMRMSEKDHIKLRKPLVEKMRRDRINSCIEQLKVILEKEFHKQEPNSKLEKADILEMTVSFLRHQLQTGQHHRDYSQGSSLCWKDAFSSAAVAPLQGLQRQEQTLHQAQKDHSSSSLCSILQDSSRGSVWRPW; translated from the exons ATGGCTCCATGCCCAACAGGCTACTCTTCTCTCCACCATATGAGGATGTCTGAAAAGGATCACATTAAA TTGAGAAAACCTTTAGTGGAGAAAATGCGAAGGGATCGCATCAACAGCTGCATCGAGCAGCTCAAAGTCATCCTGGAGAAGGAGTTTCACAAGCAGGAGCCAAACTCCAAGCTGGAGAAAGCTGACATCTTGGAGATGACGGTGAGCTTCCTGAGGCATCAGCTACAGACAGGACAACACCACAGAGACTACAGCCAAGGAAGCTCTCTCTGCTGGAAGGACGCCTTCTCTTCTGCGGCCGTTGCTCCTCTGCAGGGTCTCCAGCGGCAGGAACAGACACTCCATCAGGCTCAAAAAGACCACAGCTCCTCCTCTTTGTGCTCCATACTGCAGGACAGCAGCAGAGGGTCTGTGTGGAGGCCTTGGTAG
- the LOC100049439 gene encoding Her4 gives MAPTVFRQESKGHLTPAHKLRKPMVEKLRRDRINTSIEQLKSLLSPEFLRQQPDSKQEKADILEMAVTYLKNWQQQKQQQQNRLASGLMTAGDGYSHCIQEAVSFLTHSEAQTQAHRMLLSHFQSLQGSSRTPLTLCSPSPPGSPLHQLSSTKGGSQASSGLWRPW, from the exons ATGGCACCCACTGTTTTTCGTCAGGAAAGCAAGGGCCACCTGACTCCTGCTCATAAG CTGAGAAAGCCAATGGTGGAGAAATTGCGTAGGGACCGCATCAACACCAGCATCGAGCAGCTCAAGTCCCTCCTGAGTCCAGAGTTTCTGAGGCAGCAGCCTGACTCCAAGCAAGAAAAGGCCGACATCCTGGAGATGGCCGTGACATACCTGAAAAActggcagcagcagaaacagcaacagcagaacaGACTGGCCTCTGGGCTCATGACTGCCGGCGATGGCTACTCCCACTGCATCCAGGAGGCCGTCAGCTTTCTGACCCACAGCGAGGCTCAAACCCAGGCCCACAGGATGCTGCTCAGCCACTTCCAGAGTCTGCAGGGGTCCAGCAGgacccctctcaccctctgctCTCCATCTCCTCCAGGCTCTCCTCTGCATCAGCTCAGCTCAACCAAGGGTGGGAGTCAGGCCAGCAGTGGTCTGTGGAGGCCCTGGTAG